The window CTCGGATGGGCCCGCACGCGGGAGCGGCCGCACCTCTGGAAGGAACTCGCCGGGTGCGCGCGGACCTTCGGGCTGGCCGTCGGGTTCCGATTCCCCCGGGAGATGCGGAAGGTGGGCCAAGCCCTCAGCGGGGCCGGCGCGGAGGTGGAGGTGGAGGACCATGCACCGGACGGGCGGATCCCTCCCCTGTACCTCGACATGGGCTCCCGGCCCGGCCTCCTGGCCCTCCACCTGGCGTACGAATGGGAGACCGGGGCGGCGGCGGCGCGCGGCGGTGTCGCCCTGCTTCGGGTGGCCCACCTCCTGGCGGGCGGCCCCGCCACGGCGGGGGAAACGGCCCGCGCCCTGGGAATCACGACCGGGGCGGCTCGATCCTACTTGAACTGGATGGAGGACGCCGCCCTGGTGCGGCGGGAGGGCAAAACGATGGCCCTGCGCCACCCCCTGCTTTCCATGCTTTTCACGGGCGAGGAGGCCGCCCCCCCGCGGGAGCCGTCCACGGCGCCGTCCTGGAATCCGGTGGAGCTGGACTGATGGCTGTTCGCCCCTCGGACCCAAGATCCCGGCCCCCCCATGCCCGCGCCCCGTCGGCGGGTGGGCCCCTGCGCGCCTTTCTCGCCGTGGAGATCGACGAGGGGGTCCGACGGAGCCTATCAGATGTCATACAAC is drawn from Acidobacteriota bacterium and contains these coding sequences:
- a CDS encoding helix-turn-helix domain-containing protein, with protein sequence MNQAPSPRRGRCLLVRRDYGFPNPSVPGWKVLDLRRRPLPPPEALRDGGGLVLLGGETLLGWARTRERPHLWKELAGCARTFGLAVGFRFPREMRKVGQALSGAGAEVEVEDHAPDGRIPPLYLDMGSRPGLLALHLAYEWETGAAAARGGVALLRVAHLLAGGPATAGETARALGITTGAARSYLNWMEDAALVRREGKTMALRHPLLSMLFTGEEAAPPREPSTAPSWNPVELD